In Pikeienuella piscinae, the sequence GGAATCGCAATGAGCGCGCGCGAGCGGATACTGAACCGGCTTCGGGGCGCGCTGCGCGCAGATGGCGGACCGGGAGCGCGCGCGGCGGCTGTGGACACGCGGCTGGGTGCGCCGGTAGGCCGGGCGCCCCGACCGAGTCAAAGCCGCCGCGAGGGCGCCGCGCGAGTCGAGGAGTTCATGAAGCGCGCGACGGCGGCGGACGCGACAGTCAGTCGGATCGCAACCATGGAGGAGCTTCCCACGGCGCTTTCGCACGAATTGCGCCAGCGCAATCTTGGCCAGACGATACGCATGGGCGACGATCCGACGCTCGGCGCCCTCGACTGGTCCGACATGGACGTCAGCCGCGGACCGGGCCGCCTCGAAGAGCCGGCGACGCTCTCGACGGCTCCCTACGGGCTGGCGGAGACCGGCACGCTCGCGCTCTGCTCTGGGCCGGACAACCCGGTGACGCTGACCTTTCTCGGTGAGACGCATTTCGTCGCGCTCCGCGCTTCGGACATCCACGCCGGGTTCGAGGAGCTTTTCGCGGCGCACCGCGCTTCCGGCCGCGACCCGCGAACGCTGAACTTCGTCACCGGTCCGTCGCGTTCGGCGGATATCGGTCAGGTTCTGCAACTCGGCGCGCACGGACCGGTCGCGCTTCATATCTTCGTGGTGGGTGATGAAGCTTCGTGAACGGGCCTGTATTTCACCGCGAATCCAGCTTATATCGCAGGGCATGAACAGACGCGCCCTAATTCTCGTCGGCCTCGCCCTTCCGTTTCTCGGTTTCGCTTCGCCGGCAGCGGCGCAGGATGCGCGGGAACTGGCGCGGATTTCCGCCTATCTCAATTCGATCACGACGCTCGCTGGTCATTTCGTCCAGATCGATCCGGACGGCATCCTCTCGGAAGGCAAGTTCTACATGTCGCGGCCGGGGCGGATTCGTTTCGAGTATGACGAGCCCAATCCGGCGTTGGTGGTCGCTGACGGAACCTGGGTCGGCGTCGTCGACAAGCGCTATGACCAGGTGAACCGCTATCCGCTGAACGAGACGCCGCTGAATCTGATCCTGCGCGCCGACGTCAACCTTGGGCGCGAAGGCGCGGTCGAGGGGATCGAGGTCGCCGACGGGCAGATGCGGGTGCGCGCGCGCGATCCCGATCATCCGGAGCGGGGTTCGATCACCATGATATTCGGCGCGAATCCTCTCGAGCTACGGCAGTGGATCATCGACGACGCCCAGGGCGGCTCGACGACCGTGGCATTGAGCGACATGCGGGCGAATGTCGGGATCGACCCCTCGCAGTTCGTGATCCCGAAACGGGGCGGCCAGAAGGTGGACCGCTAGAACCGCGCGGACCCGGCCCGCGCGAAACTGACGCGCTCTCCGTGACTTCAGATATCGAAAGTCGCAAAGACCGGCGCATGGTCTGAGGGCTTCTCCCAGCCCCTGACGGCGCGGAGCACGCGTGAGCCGCCGGCGCCCGGCGCAGGTGCAATGTCGGGGGTCGCCCAGACATGATCGAGCCGGCGTCCCTTGTCTGCAGCGTCCCAATCCTTCGCACGGTAAGACCACCAGGTGTAGAGTTGACCATCGCCATGATCGGCGCGGGTGACGTCGACCCAGCGCCCTGCGGCGCGGGCGCGCTCGAACGCGGCGACCTCGACCGGCGTGTGGCTGACGACTTTCAGAAGCTGCTTGTGAGACCAGACATCGTCCTCTCTGGGCGCGATGTTCAGATCCCCGACGAGGATCGCCGACGCTTTCGACGCCTCGCCCCAGCGCGTCAGATCATCGACGAAACGGAGCTTGTGGTCGAATTTCTCATTCACCGCCGGATCCGGTATATCACCGCCGGCCGGCAGGTAGACATTGTGGATCTCGACGCCGCTCTTCAAACGGCCCACGACGTGACGCGCGTCGCCTTTACCGCCGAAATTTTGCGGGTCGACAGGATCGAGGGGCAGTTTCGAGAGGATAGCGACACCATTATAACCCTTGTCGCCGCGCGACAGCACATGCGTGTAGCCAAGTCCGGTGAAACCTTCGAGCGGAATTTTCTCCACCGGTGACTTGGTTTCCTGAAGGCAGAGAATATCCGGCGCTTCCTCTCTCAACAGGCGCAGGACGATACCTTCGCGCAGGCGAACGGAGTTGATGTTCCAGGTGCAGACGGTGACGGGCATTGGCGATCCTTGTGCAAGGCCGCGAGAATGGCCGGGGCCGGCCCGTCACTCAAGGGGTCGGAACAGAAAAGCGCCCGGCGAGAGGGGGGTCGCCGGGCGCTCGCCTATATTTCAAGGCGCTCCGGCGCCGAGGGTCAGCCCGGAGGTTTCAGCGAAACGTCGGGACGCGACGCTCCGCTTACTTCCGCTGAGATGGTGACCGGCGCGACGCGCTGCAAGCCCTTCGCCGGGCGCCCACGAAAATGTCAGGAGGCGAGACGGTAACCCCCGCTTTCCGTCACCAGAAGCCGCGCATTCGATGGATCCGGTTCGATCTTCTGGCGGAGCCGGTAGATATGCGTCTCCAGCGTATGAGTAGTCACTCCGGCGTTATAGCCCCAGACCTCATGCAGAAGAACATCGCGGGCGACGACCTTGTCCGCGGCGCGGTAAAGAAACTTCAGGATGTTGGTTTCCTTCTCGGTCAGGCGGACCTTCCCGCCGTTCTCGTCGGTCAGCATCTTTACCGCCGGGCGGAAGCTATAGTGCCCGATGGAGAAGACCGCGTCCTCCGACTGTTCGTGCTGGCGAAGTTGCGCGCGAATACGGGCGAGAAGCACCGGAAACTTGAACGGCTTGGAGATGTAGTCGTTGGCTCCGGCGTCGAGACCGAGGATGGTGTCGGCGTCGCTGTCATGCCCGGTCAGCATTATCACTGGGCAGCGGATATTGGACTTGCGAAGCAGACGGCAAACCTCTCGTCCGTCCATATCGGGAAGGCCGACATCGAGGATGATCAGGTCGTGCACCTGCGCCTTGGAGCGGGCCACGCCATCGCCCCCGGTTTCAGCTTCGAAAACATCGAACTCCTCGGTGAGAACGAGTTGGTCGGCCAGCGCTTCGCGCAGGTCCGGATCGTCATCGATCAGCAATATCTTCTTGAGGGCGGTCATCTTCCGTCTCCTGGCGTCGTCGGCGCGATCCTGCGCCCTTTTCATGGGAGATGTCATCGCGACCGGCCTCCGATCAAGCGTTCACGCGCGGGATCACGGACCTGTCAGCGCCGGGGCGGGATTGTTTCAACCCGGAGGCTGACTGATATAGGAACCTCCTGCGCAACATGGTGGATCGCTGATGCTGAGCCTGACCCCGGAAGAGACTCTCGCCCGCGCGCGTGGCGATCTCAGGATCGGCGCACCGGTCGTCTTCACGGATGGCGACGCCGCCGCTGTCGCCGTCGCGACGGAGGTGCTGAGCGCGGAGAGGCTGGCGGCGCTTCGCAGCGCGGCGCCTGACGGGATCGAACTTGTGCTGACACGACGGCGCGCAGAGACGCTCAAGGCGCGCGCCTACGACGGCGATCTCGCGCGCATCGAGTTGCCTGCGGATTTCGGCATTCGGCGGATACAAGCGGCCGCTGATCCGGCGCTCGCGCTCGCGCATCCGATGATCGGACCTTTCATCGCCCGCCGCGAAGGATCGGCCGGACCGGAACGCATGGCGCTGCGGCTAGCCAAGGCGGCGCGACTTTTGCCGGCCGTCGTTGCGGCGCCGATACCGGCGGAGGCGGCGCGCGCGCTCGCCGCCAGCGAAATGCTGACCCTGATCGACGCGCCGGAGATGCGTGCGGTCGAGGCGATGGCGTTGGATCTGTCGTTGGTATCCTCGGGCAGAGTGCCGCTCGGCGTCGCCGAGGACGCCCGCGTTCACGTCTGGCGGCCCAGAAATGGCGAAGAGGAGCATTACGCCATCGAGATTGGCGCGCCGGACCGTGCGGCGCCGGTGCTGACGCGGCTCCACTCCGCCTGCTTCACCGGTGATCTGATCGGCTCGCTGAAGTGCGATTGCGGGCCGCAG encodes:
- a CDS encoding LutC/YkgG family protein yields the protein MSARERILNRLRGALRADGGPGARAAAVDTRLGAPVGRAPRPSQSRREGAARVEEFMKRATAADATVSRIATMEELPTALSHELRQRNLGQTIRMGDDPTLGALDWSDMDVSRGPGRLEEPATLSTAPYGLAETGTLALCSGPDNPVTLTFLGETHFVALRASDIHAGFEELFAAHRASGRDPRTLNFVTGPSRSADIGQVLQLGAHGPVALHIFVVGDEAS
- a CDS encoding LolA family protein; translated protein: MNRRALILVGLALPFLGFASPAAAQDARELARISAYLNSITTLAGHFVQIDPDGILSEGKFYMSRPGRIRFEYDEPNPALVVADGTWVGVVDKRYDQVNRYPLNETPLNLILRADVNLGREGAVEGIEVADGQMRVRARDPDHPERGSITMIFGANPLELRQWIIDDAQGGSTTVALSDMRANVGIDPSQFVIPKRGGQKVDR
- a CDS encoding exodeoxyribonuclease III, translating into MPVTVCTWNINSVRLREGIVLRLLREEAPDILCLQETKSPVEKIPLEGFTGLGYTHVLSRGDKGYNGVAILSKLPLDPVDPQNFGGKGDARHVVGRLKSGVEIHNVYLPAGGDIPDPAVNEKFDHKLRFVDDLTRWGEASKASAILVGDLNIAPREDDVWSHKQLLKVVSHTPVEVAAFERARAAGRWVDVTRADHGDGQLYTWWSYRAKDWDAADKGRRLDHVWATPDIAPAPGAGGSRVLRAVRGWEKPSDHAPVFATFDI
- a CDS encoding response regulator transcription factor; this translates as MTALKKILLIDDDPDLREALADQLVLTEEFDVFEAETGGDGVARSKAQVHDLIILDVGLPDMDGREVCRLLRKSNIRCPVIMLTGHDSDADTILGLDAGANDYISKPFKFPVLLARIRAQLRQHEQSEDAVFSIGHYSFRPAVKMLTDENGGKVRLTEKETNILKFLYRAADKVVARDVLLHEVWGYNAGVTTHTLETHIYRLRQKIEPDPSNARLLVTESGGYRLAS
- the ribA gene encoding GTP cyclohydrolase II; the protein is MSLTPEETLARARGDLRIGAPVVFTDGDAAAVAVATEVLSAERLAALRSAAPDGIELVLTRRRAETLKARAYDGDLARIELPADFGIRRIQAAADPALALAHPMIGPFIARREGSAGPERMALRLAKAARLLPAVVAAPIPAEAARALAASEMLTLIDAPEMRAVEAMALDLSLVSSGRVPLGVAEDARVHVWRPRNGEEEHYAIEIGAPDRAAPVLTRLHSACFTGDLIGSLKCDCGPQLRAALGQIGAEGAGVLLYLNQEGRGIGLANKMRAYSLQDDGFDTVEANHRLGFEDDERDFRIGTEILRSMGFSRVRLLTNNPAKVAAMNAEGLHVVERAPLIVGKTAHNLRYLATKAQKSGHLL